In Kwoniella pini CBS 10737 chromosome 5, complete sequence, the following are encoded in one genomic region:
- a CDS encoding N2,N2-dimethylguanosine tRNA methyltransferase — protein MSTSTSTSSEIPYTIPLKDGTPKGHTTHTESTTTIFLPKEGAFLNPVQHYNRDMSVAVIRAWNELRKEELETKFRNKLAKNGGVPKKKKGKGKELTKEEDKDTSVEAPAEPTADEQPIAGPSTERKFRPPSINILEALAATGLRSIRYAKEIPNVKFVLANDLSPSACEAMRRNVEFNGVGEDSLTPRQPGVTNPLVTGDEVKAEGGEETVQEAEKKVEEPKPLIGEDGLEIKDRVGRRPGCRGRVKINEGDACAFMYSHRSPVGPSSRVDVVDLDPYGTAAPFIDAAIGSISDGGLLAITCTDLAVLAGQQYPEKCYSNYGGTNVHAEYTHEAALRLVLHSLANCAARYGRYITPLLSFSIDFYVRLFIRVNTGPEQVKRVASKSGVVFTCNFCESSVIQPFGRIVERETSKGVVRETFKTHAGPTAKNGSNCEECGGTMHLGGPLWLGPIQDSTFAKRVMNEISAQEKEYKTFPRMLGMLSLAAQELPEPFFFTANRIAKSVHMPSLPLNKILSALLNAGYKVSRSHAQAGAIKTNAPRSFLYDIHREEAKTNPIRIDKIAEGSPARVLIAKPMTHTIDFTPHSDALLERTGKETFYQINPLPNWGPAPRAKSIQVNISEPIKENKRKVEEILQDTSESKKAKVEITEPNEVVIEDIQKDVKDETSNGESQETKEEEMMNL, from the exons ATGTCAACTTCCACTTCAACCTCATCAGAAATCCCATATACGATTCCTCTTAAAGATGGAACTCCTAAAGGACATACAACTCATACCGAATCAACAACGACCATCTTCTTACCTAAAGAAGGAGCTTTCTTAAATCCTGTGCAACATTATAATCGAGATATGAGTGTAGCTGTAATTAGAGCATGGAATGAGCTAAGAAAGGAAGAGTTAGAGACGAAATTTAGAAACAAATTGGCTAAAAATGGTGGTGTAcccaagaagaaaaagggaAAGGGGAAAGAATTGaccaaagaagaagacaaag ATACCTCTGTTGAAGCACCAGCTGAACCCACGGCGGACGAACAACCTATTGCTGGACCTTCGACAGAG CGCAAATTCCGACCACCTTCTATAAATATATTAGAAGCCCTCGCTGCTACGGGTTTGCGATCAATCAGATATGCAAAAGAAATACCTAATGTCAA ATTCGTACTGGCAAACGATCTTTCGCCGTCCGCTTGTGAAGCTATGAGAAGGAATGTTGAATTCAACGGAGTAGGAGAAGACTCTTTAACACCTAGACAACCAGGGGTAACAAATCCTCTGGTCACTGGAGATGAAGTGAAAGcagaaggtggagaagaGACAGTACAAGAAGcagaaaagaaggtagaagaaCCGAAACCACTGATAGGAGAAGACGGATTGGAGATCAAAGATAGAGTCGGAAGAAGACCTGGATGTAGAGGTAGAGTGAAGATCAACGAAGGAGATGCCTG TGCCTTTATGTATTCACACAGATCGCCTGTCGGACCATCTTCTCGAGTGGATGTAGTAGATTTGGATCCATACGGAACAGCAGCACCTTTCATAGATGCAGCTATAGGCAGTATTTCGGACGGAG GATTACTGGCTATAACATGTACGGACTTAGCGGTTCTTGCAGGACAACAATATCCTGAGAAATG TTATTCGAATTACGGAGGAACAAATGTTCATGCTGAATACACTCATGAAGCTGCATTACGATTAGTCTTGCATTCATTAGCAAATTGTGCAGCAAGATATGGAAGATACATTACCCCGTTATTATCGTTTTCAATTGACTTTTATGTCAGACTGTTTATCAGGGTGAATACTGGCCCAGAGCAGGTCAAGAGGGTTGCAAG CAAAAGTGGAGTCGTCTTCACATGCAATTTCTGTGAATCGTCAGTAATTCAACCATTTGGAAGGATTGTAGAGAGAGAAACTTCGAAAGGAGTGGTCAGGGAAACTTTCAAAACTCATGCGGGACCAACTGCAAAGAATGGAAGTAATTGTGAAGAATGCGGAGGTACGATGCAT CTTGGCGGACCTTTATGGCTTGGACCAATTCAAGATTCTACATTTGCCAAACGAGtaatgaatgaaatatcAGCTCAGGAGAAGGAGTACAAAACTTTCCCTAGGATGTTAGGAATGTTATCACTTGCCGCTCAA GAACTACCCGaacctttcttctttacgGCCAATAGAATAGCTAAGAGTGTTCATATGCCTTCTTTGCCTCTCAATAAGATCTT ATCTGCACTTTTGAATGCAGGATATAAGGTGTCTCGATCCCATGCTCAAGCAGGAGCAATAAAGACCAATGCACCTAGATCATTCTTATATGATATACAtcgagaagaagctaaaacTAATCCAATAAGGATTGATAAGATTGCTGAAGGTAGTCCGGCAAGAGTTCTCATAGCTAAACCAATGAC ACATACAATCGATTTTACTCCTCATTCTGATGCTTTATTGGAGAGAACAGGTAAAGAAACTTTTTATCAGATCAATCCATTACCAAATTGGGGTCCTGCACCAAGAGCAAAATCTATTCAAGTTAATATTTCTGAGCCTATCAAAGAGAATAAGAggaaagttgaagaaattttacAAGATACAAGCGAGAGTAAGAAGGCTAAGGTAGAAATCACTGAACCCAATGAGGTGGTTATTGAGGATATTCAGAAGGATGTAAAGGATGAGACCTCAAATGGGGAAAGCCAGGAGACGAAAGAGGaggaaatgatgaatttgtag
- a CDS encoding cytosolic Fe-S cluster assembly factor CFD1 produces MSAPIETPVSRRLASVKNIIIVLSGKGGVGKSSSSVQLALSLLSQSPSNRVGLLDLDITGPSLPRMVGLDLPEATVHQSSAGWVPVYVDSEKRLGVMSIGFLLKDRGDSVVWRGPKKDGMIRQFLSEVRWGELDYLVIDTPPGTSDEHISLLTHLHPLFIPNNLKPTTPTSILITTPQITSINDTIKSLSFTKKLNLPVMGLVENMSGYVCPCCNEISNIYGDQNKVFELSKKENLNYLGKVPIDTNLVKLLDSVSKGEIPITSQINSSNQQNQNEVGDGIVNINGLEGEQSQFPLLDKYNDTTSSKVWKEITDNLIEKIEERKNQIKQNLESQQ; encoded by the exons ATGTCAGCTCCTATCGAAACCCCTGTGTCTCGTCGACTGGCTTCGGTGaaaaatatcataattGTATTGTCAGGTAAAG GTGGAGTTGGAaaatcatcctcttcagtGCAATTAGcactttctcttctttctcaatcaccttcaaatagAGTAGGACTATTAGATTTAGATATAACAGGACCATCATTACCTAGGATGGTAGGATTAGATTTACCAGAAGCAACTGTACATCAATCCTCAGCAGGCTGGGTTCCAGTTTACGTTGATTCTGAAAAAAGATTAGGTGTAATGAGTATAggatttttattaaaagatCGTGGAGATTCTGTAGTTTGGAGAGGACCTAAAAAAGATGGTATGATAAGGCAATTTTTAAGTGAAGTAAGATGGGGTGAATTAGATTATTTAGTTATTGATACTCCTCCTG GAACATCCGATGAACATATATCTTTACTTACTCACTTACATCCTTTATTTATAccaaataatttaaaaccAACAACTCcaacttcaattttaattacAACACCTCAAATAACAAGTATAAATGAtacaattaaatcattatcttttacaaaaaaattaaatttacctgTAATGGGTTTAGTTGAAAATATGTCAGGATACGTTTGTCCATGTtgtaatgaaatttcaaatatttatggtgatcaaaataaagtttttgaattatctaaaaaagaaaatttaaattatttagGTAAAGTACCTATTGATACTAATTTAgttaaattattagataGTGTaagtaaaggtgaaatacCTATAACTTCTCaaataaattcatcaaatcaacaaaatcaaaatgaagtTGGTGATGGGATTGTAAATATAAATGGCTTGGAAGGAGAACAATCACAATTTCCATTGTTAGATAAATATAATGATACGACAAGTTCAAAAGTATGGAAAGAAATCACAGATAATCtaattgaaaagattgaagagaggaaaaatcaaattaaacAAAATTTAGAAAGTCAACAATAA
- a CDS encoding histone chaperone ASF1 produces the protein MVNIRNIELVNNPAKFDDPYHFRIKFEAIAPLAEDLDWRLIYVGSAKSEEFDQELDNCSVGPIPAGINAFDFQAPAPAHNLLPSIESEEILGVTVIIITASYREKEFVRVGYYVNTYYEEEEWKENPPPSVQWDKLYRNVLIEKPKVTRFQNPWDSAPQASAFDSPSFGSNTNGNGAELPPSGGNPEMFSAPLPPPVQKVAGVTGGGGGEDVEMS, from the exons ATG GTAAACATCCGTAATATAGAACTGGTGAATAATCCAGCGAAATTCGATGATCCATATCATTTCCGAATCAAATTCGAAGCAATAGCACCGTTAGCAGAAG ACCTCGATTGGCGATTGATATATGTTGGATCAGCGAAATCGGAAGAATTCGACCAAGAGTTGGATAATTGTTCCG TCGGACCTATACCGGCAGGAATAAATGCATTCGATTTCCAAGCTCCGGCCCCAGCTCATAATCTCTTACCGTCGATCGAGTCTGAAGAGATACTAGGCGTAACCGTTATAATTATCACTGCATCGTATAGGGAAAAGGAATTCGTCCGAGTTGGATATTACGTGAATACATATtatgaggaagaagaatggaaagagaACCCTCCACCCAGTGTTCAATGGGATAAGCTGTATAGAAATGTGTTGATTGAAAAGCCAAAAGTGACCAG GTTCCAAAATCCATGGGATTCAGCACCACAAGCATCAGCCTTTGATTCTCCATCATTTGGTAGTAATACGAATGGGAACGGTGCAGAATTACCTCCGTCGGGTGGAAATCCGGAAATGTTCTCTGCACCACTACCACCACCTGTGCAGAAAGTAGCTGGTGTAACAGGTGGTGGAGGGGGAGAAGATGTAGAGATGTCATAG